TCGTAGGGGTGCTGGCCGGAGCATCCGTGGGCAGCAAGCTGATGATGAGGACGCCGACCGCGGTGCTGAAGAAGCTCTTCGCGGCGGTCCTGCTGATTGTGGCCGGACAGATGTTGTGGAAGGGAGGGGAGGGGCTGTGGCCGAGCGTATGGAAATGAGTGAAGCGGAGCCTGAACTATCCGGTGGCCATCCGTCGATGATGGTGCCGGAGGGAGGACCGCCACGCCGCAACGCGCAAGCGACGTCGGTGGCGTTGGACCCGGAGTTCCACGACGAACTCCACGACGAGCTCCCGCGGGAACCCATCACCCAACCGGAGGTGCTCCCACGTGAGCGCCGGTGGGGGAGGCGGCTCGCCGCCGGGGAACGATGGATTGCCCGCGTGCTGCGCACCGGGGCCATCACCAGTGGCTGCATGTTCGTCACGTCGCTCGCGCTGGAGCTGCTGCCACGCGACGAGTCCGTGCACGTGGCCATCGACCTGTTGCGCAAGGGCGCGGCGTCCATGCTGCTGGTGACGCCGGTGGCGCGGCTGGCGATGGCGGGCACGCTGCTGGGCCTGCGCGGCGAGTGGCGTTACGCCGCCATCGCCGCGGGCGTCATCGGGTTGCTCGCGCTGGCGGTGGGCGCGGGCTTCCAGGCCTGAACCGGAAGCCGGACGCGAAGGAAGACCGCGCGCGGGGCTACACGCCGCGCGCGGCGAAGTGCGCGAGGACGTTCTTCACCTTCGCCACTTCATCGTGCTGCTTCAGGTCCTCGTACATGGGCAGCACGGCCTCGAACTGCTCGCGGGCCGCGGCGTAGTCCTGCAGGTAGTAGCAGGACAGCCCCAGGTCCCAGCGCGCGCGGGCCTCGTAGACGTGGTCGTGCAACTCGCCGTACACGTCCACCGCGCGCAGCAGGTGCGGCCGCGCGTTGTCGTGGTGGCCCAGCAGGCCCTCGGCTTCACCCAGCAGCAGGTGTCCCAGCGCGAGCGCCTCCGCGTCCTCGCCCTGCTCCAGCAGCGGCACGGCCTCCAGGAAGCGCTTGCGGGCGGGCTCGTACTCGCCCTTGGCCATGCGCAGGTCGCCAATGTCCAGCAGCAGCCGCGCGATGCGCTCGTTGTTGCGCGTCTGGCGGTAGAGGATGAGCGCCTCCTGGTACTTCTCCTCGGCGCCGTCGGCCTCGCCCATGGCGCGCAGGGACTCGCCGATGCAGGCGCGGGTGAGCGCCTCGCCCTCGCGGTCGCGCGCCTCGTTGAAGAGCAGGGCGGCGGTGGCCATGTGCTCGATGGCGCCCTTGTGGTCCTCGAAGTGGGCCTTCACCACGCCCAGGCCGAAGAGCGCCTGCGCCTGCCCGGGCTTGTTGCCCGCGGTCTTGAAGAAGCCGAAGGCCTCTTCGTAGTGCTCGCGGCTGGCCGCGTGGTCCTCCAGCATCCCGTACAGCTCCGCCAGCGCCACCAGCCCCTGGCCGACCTCGGAGGGCGAGCCGGTGATGCGCAGCGGGGCGAGCGCGTTCTTCTGCTTCTGGATGGCGTCGTGGATGTGGGCGCGTTCGTTGTCGGACGGGTGCATGTCAGTTCTCGTGAACCTTGCGGCGGCGGGCGCCCCTGTCCAGCGAATCGTGCTTCTCGGCCCCTTCAGCGCCGTTGCCATCGGCTTCCGCGTTTCCGTTGCGCTCGGCCTTCTCCTTCTCGTGGACCAAGAGCGGGGAGAAGAAGCAGTCCTTCTTCGTGTACTCGTCGAAGGCGAAGGCGAAGCGGTAGCTGGCCGCCGCGCGCTGGTTGCAGTCCGTGCGCTCGCAGAAGCGGCAGGAGATGCCGCTGGGGATGGCGTCCTTGCGCAGGTCGTTGGTGGGCAGGCCGTACGCCAGGTACTTCGCGTTCTCCGCATGCGTGCCCAGGCCGATGGAGTACGCCGTGCCCTTCACGATGGAGCCTTCAATCGGCTGCAGCTGCACCTTCGCGAAGCAGAAGTACGTCGTGCCGTCCGGCATGATGGAGTACTGGCGCGTGATCTGAGACGGGTTGAGGAACGCCAGGTGCACCGCCCACTTCGCGCAGGAGCCGCCGCCGGACGCGAAGCGGATGCCGGTGCCGCTGTAGCGCTTGGAGATGTTCCCCGCGATGTCCGCGCGCAGGAAGTGGAAGGGCAGGCCCTGGCGCTTGGGGTCGGACAGGTTGCAGATGCGGTGGGCCACCGTCTCGTAGGTGGTGCCGAAGATGTTGGAGAGCAGCTCCACGTCGTAGCGCGTGCGCTGCACCTCCTTGAAGAACTCGCCGTAGGGCAGCATCAGCGCGCCGGCGAAGTAGTTCGCCAGGTTTACTTTGATGAGGCGCTCCGTCTCCCCGTGGCGCATGCGGCCCGCGCCCAGGATGCGCTCCACCAGCTTCTCGCGGTCCATCACCATCAGGCCAATGGACGCGGCCACCTGGAACTTCAGCGGCTGCTCCGTGAGGTCCGGTGACAGCGTGAGCGTGCGCGCGTCCAGATCCAACCGGCGCACCACGGACGAGCCGCTGGCGGCGCGCTCAATCTGCACCTTGAAGTCGAACCGCTCCTCCAGCATGCGGATGAGGTTGCTGCTGGTGAGCTGCTGCTCCAGGCGGAAGTCGCGGCGCAGCCCTTCCGCCTGCTCCTCCAGCTCCGGGAAGTAGTTGCGGTGCTTCTCCAGGAAGTCGCTGACCTCGTCGAAGGGCGAGTAGTCGAAGCGGACGCCCGGCGTCGCGCTGCCCAGTCCGGAGGTGGAGCCCTGTGTGCGCGTGCGCTCCTCCACGTTGAGCTGCGCGAGCACGTTCTCCAACTGCGTGCGCGTGTTCTTGTAGAGGTTGAACAGCGCGGCGACCGTGCCGGCCAGCTTCGGCTCCGCGGACAGCGACTGGAGCGACTCCGAGTCGATGTCCAGGCTCTTGAGCAGCGGTTCATCCAGCAGCTTCGCCAGGGCCTCGTCCACGCGGCCCTCGCCCAGCGTGGACATGAACTGCTCGGGGTCCTGTTCGAAGTAGCGCAGCGCCTTCCACAGGAGCGGGAAGGGCATCACGCGCTTGCCCTTCTCGATGAGGTTCAGATACGCGGGGGAGACGCCCAGGTCCTTCGCGGCGTCCGCCTGCTTGATGTTGCGCTGCAAGCGGAGGCCTCGAAGCTTCAGCCCCACGTTCGCATTCAGAGCGTTGTCGTTGTTCATGGCTCCAACCCCCGGTGGGCCGCGTCAGGAGCCGCGCTCCGACACCGGGTCTCTGGATCCACTCTGCAAACCGATTTACCGATTTGCAATGAACGTTTTCGGATCGCCGCAGCGCTGTCCCGCAGGCGACGCGCGAAGGGTTGACTGCCTCCACCCTGGCCTTGCAGGGACGTAATCCCATGTAATCACGGGGCTTTCAGGAGCCCCGGGTGTGCGGCGGCGGCGCCGGTCCCCCGCGCTGTGAACGCTTGACTGACGCGGTGCGACAGGGCTGGGGAAAAGTCAGTAAACGGGCGCCAGATTTTTTACAGACTCATGAACGCGTCTCCGGGAGCCGCTGGAACACGAGCGCGACGTTGGTGCCGCCGAAGCCGAAGGAGTTGCTCATCACGGCGTTCACGCGCGTCTCGCGGGCGGTGTTGGGCACGCAGTCCAGCGGGATGCGCGGGTCCTGGTTCTCCAGGTTGATGGTGGGGGGCAGCACGCCGCGGGTGAGGGCGAGGATGCCGATGACGGCCTCGGCGGCGCCGGCCGCGCCGTTCATGTGGCCCGTCATCGACTTGGTGGAGGAGATGGCGAGCGACCTCGCCGCGTCGCCGTACACCTTCGCGATGCCCTCCATCTCCAGCAGGTCTCCGATGTCCGTCGAGGTGCCGTGGGCGTTGAGGTAGCCGATGTCCGCGGGGTTGAGGCGCGCGTCCTTGAGGCAGGCCTTCATCGCGCGCTGGGCGCCCTCGTGGCCGGGCGCGGGCGAGGTGACGTGGTAGGCGTCGGAGCTGGCGCCATAGCCCGTCAGCTCCGCGAGGATGCGGGCGCCCCGGGCCCGGGCGTGCTCGTACTCCTCCAGGACGAGGATGCCCGCGCCCTCCGCGAGCACGAAGCCGTCGCGGTCCTTGTCGAAAGGGCGGCTCGCCGCCTGGGGCGCGTCGTTGCGGTTGGACAGGGCCTTCATCGCGGCGAAGCCGCCCACGCCCAGCATGGAGATGGGGGCCTCCGCGCCGCCGGCCAGCGCCACGTCGAACTCGCCGCGTTGGATGCCGCGCATCGCTTCACCAATCGCATGCGCGCTGGTGGAGCACGCGGAGTTGGTGGACCAGGACGGGCCCTTGATGCCGTGGCGCATGGAGATGTAGCCGGGCGCCATGTTGATGATCATCTGGAGGATGAAGAAGGAGCTGATGCGGTCCGGCCCCTTCTCCAGCGCCTTCCTGTGGGTCTCCTCCAGGCTGCTGATGCCGCCGATGCCGGAGCCGATGACGGCCGCCACGCGCTCGGCGTTCTCGTCGGTGATGACCAGCCCGGAGTCCTCGAGGGCCATGTCGGACGCGGCCACCGCGAACTGCGCGAAGCGGTCCATGCGGCGCACCTCGCGCCGTTCGATGTAGTCCTCCGGGTTGAAGCCCTTCACCTCACCGGCGAAGCGGCAGTCCAGCGCGCTCGCGTCGAACAGAGTGATGGGCCCCACGCCGCTCTTGCCGTTCACCAGCGCGTCCCAGCTCTTCTCCACGCCGATGCCACACGGGCTGATGAGCCCCATTCCCGTCACCACGACGCGCCGCTGTTCCATCGCGCACTCCTTGACCCCGCATGTTGAACGGGATGGTATTATGACCATCCTTCCATGACTTCAAGCGATAGGGAGCCCCGATGAGCGAGCAGGCAGCGAATCCGCGCACGCGGACGGTGACGTGGCGGGACCCCCGGGAGGGGGCCTCCGCGGCGAAGAGGCTGTCGGGGCTGGAGTACCTGCGGGCCATCCAGCGCGGGGAGTTGCCGGGGCCGCCCATCGCGGAGTTGATGGGCTTCTCTCCGGTGGAGGTGGAGGAGGGCCGGGTGGTGTTCGCGGTGATGCCGGGCGAGCACCACTACAACCCCATTGGCATGGTGCACGGCGGGCTGGCGGCGACGCTGATGGACTCCGCGATGGGGTGCGCCATCCACACGATGCTGCCCGTGGGCGCGGGCTACACGACGCTGGAGCTCCACGTGAACTACGTGAAGGGCATCGCGCACGACACGGGACCGCTGTTGTGCCGGGGCGAGGTCATCCACCTGGGCGGCCGCGTGGCGACGGCGCAGGGGCGGCTGGTGGACGAGAAGGGCACGCTCTACGCGCACGGCACCACGACGTGCATGCTGTTCCGGCCGCCGGGCGCGGGCGGTAAGGAGTAGGGGCGATGCGCTACACCGCTGAACACAAGCAGGCCACGCACGCGCGCATCCTCGCGGCGGCGGAGAAGCTGTTCCGCGCGGAGGGCTTCAGCGGTGCGAGCGTGGAGCGGGTGATGCGGGCCGCGGGCCTGACGGTGGGCGGCTTCTACGCCCACTTCACCTCCAAGGAGTCGCTGCTCGCGGAGTCGCTGCGCGCCTTCATGTCGGCGCGCCGGACGCCCTGGCTCGCGGGGCTGGAGGGGATGCGGGGCCCGGCGTTCCTGGAGCGCTTCGCGATGCGCTACTTGAAACAGTTCGACCGGGACACGGGCGACACGACCTGCATGATGCCGTCGCTCCTGTCGGACCTGACGCGCGCGGCGCCGGAGGTGCAGGCCGCGTTCGCACAGGGGTTGGAGGACCTGGTCGGCCAGGCCCAGACGCACCTGCCCGCGCGCGAGGGCGCCACGCCCCGGCAGCAGATGCTGGCGACGGTGACGCTGTGCTTCGGCGCGATGACGCTCGCGCGGGCCACCGCGTCGCAGCCCCTGTCGGGGGAGATATTGGACGCGGCGCGCGCGCTGCTCGTCGCGGGAGCGCCGGTGGAGGAGGGCGCAAGGCATGAGGTGCCTCATGCGCACGCGGCGCCGCGAAGGGCTCCCGTCCCGCGCAAGAAGGCGCCGTCCAGGAAACGCCGTGCCGGCACCTCCTCGGAGGCGGAGCGCACCCCCGCGCGCCGCGCGCGGAAGAAGCCCCTCTGAGCGGATGACTCATGGGCACGCGTCCTCGTGCGTCAGCATTCCGGACTGGACGTCAGGCGGGCTGCCGTGGAGTCCTTCCGGGCGGACCGTGGACCGTGGGGGCAGGGTGGACGCAAGGACGACGACGGTGGCCCGCGTGGGGTGGGTGGCGCTCGCGCTCATGCTGGGGGCGTGCGCCTCCGTGCCGCTCGCGCCGCCCTGGGAGGACGTGCCCCTCCGCTATGACATCGCGTACACGCACGACCCCTCGCCACGCCTGAACGTGGAGGTCGTCCTGCCTCCGTCGCCTCCTGGCGTCTTCCCAGACGCGTTCCTCTTCCGGCAACCGGGGCGCGAGAGCTCCGTGGTCGCGACGTTCGGAGACGGCAGCAGAACCGAAATCTTCCCCCGGGACGGCGTGGTGAGGGTGCCCGAAGGGGCGCGCATCCTCCGCTATCACTACCTGCTGGCCTCCTCTTCCGGAGGCGGCGGCAGGTCCCTGTCCGGGGGCATGGGGGAGGGCGACACGTGGCACGTGGGCGGCAAGGCCTACCTGCTGACCCCCAGCCGAGTGACGCCCGGCCTGCGCGTGGACCTCACCGTGTCCGGCGCGGACGCGCTGCTGCCGTGGACCCCCGACGAGCGCGGCGTCTACCACCTGCGCGGCGAGGACCTCATCGACGCGGGCTTCCATTCGTTCGGCGGCAGGCGGTGCCAGGCGCACGTCGGCGCCTCCGTGTTGGAGGTCGCGCTGCTGGGCCCGTTCACGCACCTGACGGACGCGGACCTCTGTGCGTGGCTCGAACAGGCCGGGCGCGAGGTCGTCACCGTGCGCAAGGCCTTCCCGTTCCCGCGCGTCACCGTGCGCATCGTGCCCGTGCCCGGCGACGACACGCCCGGCGTCTTCGGGATGACCTTGTGGAGCTCGCCGCCCAGCATCTCCATCCTCGTGGGGCAGGACGCCACCGCCGCGTCCCTCGCGAAGGACTGGGTCGCGGTCCACGAAATGCTGCACCTGACGCACCCGGCGTTGGTGCCCCGGGTGGCCTGGCTCACCGAGGGACTGGCCACCTACTACACGGAGCTCGCCCGCGCGCGCTCCGGACGCCAGTCGGCCCCGCGGGCCTGGCAGGAGCTGGTGAACGGCTTCGCGCGCGGCCAGGCCGCCGCGCGCTCACGACCCATGCAGGAGGTCGTCGCCGAGGGGCGCAACTTCATGGGCATCTACTGGACCGGCGCGCTCTTCGCGCTCCACCTGGACGTGGAGCTGCGCCGCGTGACGAACGGCCGTGCACGGCTGGAGGATGTGCTGGAGCTGCTCGCCACGCGCGGCCCCACCGCGACACTGAAAAGTTTTGGCGACGCCGTGGACACGGTCGCGGGCCAGCCGCTGTTCGACGCGCTGCTCGCCCGCCACCTGCCGAAGCCCGCCTTCTCCGAACTGGCCCCTTTGTTGGAGAACCTCGGCGTCCGAATTGACCCAGGTGGCGTCAAGCTCCATGCTGCGCCGGGCAGTGGGTTGCGTGAGGCACTGGACGGCGAGCGGGCCCCGGACGACGCTGGGTGAACACCTGGAATGAGAAAGGGTCGTAACCAATTCCCGGCTGTCGCGTATCGCATGCATCCGCGAGGTTCGCGGCATCCGTAGATGAGGTCCGCCATGTTCCGCAGCGTCCTGATGCTCGCCGCCACCCTGTCGCTGTCCGCGTCCGCCGCGGAGCCCGCGGCTTCCGACAAGCACTTCGTCTTCCATGATCCGAACAGCCGCGACACGGTGATGTTCGTGCTGGACGCGCCGCTGGAGGTCATCAACGGCCTGTCCAACCAGGTGACGGGCCGCGTGGACGTGAACGGCCAGAAGGCCAGCGGCCGCTTCCAGGTGCCGGTGAAGTCCATCAAGACGGGCAACGAGACGCGCGACGGCCACCTGCAGAACGACCGCTGGCTGGACGCGGCGAAGCACCCGGACATCGTCTTCGAGTTCAAGGACGTGGCCCTGCCCGCGCCGCTCGCCAACGCGAAGCCGGTGGTGCTGAAGACGAAGGGCACCTTCACCATCCACGGCGTCACGCGCGAGGAGCCCGTGGAGGTGACGGCCACGTACCTCCAGGAGACGGCCGAGACGAAGAACCGCGCCGCGGGCGAGCTGCTGCGCGTGCGCGCGAAGTTCCAGATTCCCCTGGAGGCCTACGGCATCAAGCGCACCGAGGCGCTGGTGCTGAAGGTGGGCGAGCGGGCCGACGTCACGGTCGACGCCTGGGGCTCCACGCAGTTCAAGCCGTAGCGATTGTTGTCAGTCCCCCGTAGTCACACCCCCTGCGGTACGAAAGGAAGCAACACATGAACGTCAAGGCTCTTGCGGCGGTTGTCGGCACCCTGTCCCTCGGCGCGCTGGCCACCGGCTGTGCGTCCAACAAGGCGGCGGAGGGCAGCAAGGTGCACGCCGCTTCGCCGGGCGCGGCGGAAGGCGCCGAGGCCAGCTGCAGCAACAAGCCCGCCGACGCGGCCGCTCCCGCCGCCGCCCCCGCCGCGGCCCCTGAGAAGGGCGCCGAGGGCTCCTGTGGCGCCGGCTCCTGCGGCGCGGGTTCCTGCAGCGGCAAGAAGTAGTCACTCGCCGGGAGGGCCTGCGTGACAGGTCCCCTCCCAGGCTCGCGGGCGGCGGGAAGAGTCCTTCCTGCCGCCCGTGTTGTTTTCACCTGTCGCACCCAAGGAGCGCCGCATGCCGTCCCCCCGCTACGCAGACCGCCATGGATTGAAGCCGCTGGGGGCGGGCATCGGGTTGCGCCGCGACTTCTACGAAGCGCTGCCTCGCACGGCGCGCGCGCTGGACTGGGTGGAGATCATCCCGGAGAACTTCCTCACGCTGGGCGGCCGCTCCCAGCGCGCCCTGGACGCGTGCCGCGAGCGCTGGACGCTCCTGCCGCACGGCGTGGGCCTCAACATCGGCGGGCCGGACGCGCTGGATGACGACTACGTCACCCGCCTGGCCGCGCTGGTGAAGCGGCTGGACGCGCCGTTCTTCTCGGACCACCTGTGCTACTCGCGGCTGGGCGGCGTGCACCTGCATGACCTGTTGCCGCTGCCCTTCACGGAGGCCGCGGTGGAGCACGTGGTGCCGCGCGTGCGCGAGGTCATGGCGCGCGTGGAGCGCCCCTTCCTGCTGGAGAACCCCAGCTACTACGCGGCCATGCCCGGCGGCACGCTGAAGGAGGCGGACTTCCTGCGCCAGGTGGTGGAGGCCGCGGACTGCGGGCTGCTCCTGGACGTGAACAACGTCTGGGTCAACGCGAAGAATCATGGCTACGACCCGCGCGCCTTCGTGGACGCGCTGCCCCTGGAGCGCGTGGTGCAGGTGCACCTGGCCGGCCATGACGCGCGTGAGACGGTCCTCATCGACACGCACGGCGACCGCGTCTGCGATGACGTCTGGGCGCTGTACCGCTACACGCTGGAGCGCACCGGCCCGGTGTCCACGCTGATGGAGTGGGACCAGGCCATCCCGTCCCTGGACGCCGTGCTGGACGAGGCGGACCAGGCGCGCGCCGTGCTCGCGGAGGGCGCGCGATGAAGCCGTCGCTGAAGCACTTCTTCGACAGCATGGATGCGTACCTCGCCGGGCCTCCCGGCGCGGAGGGGCTGTTGAAGCTGTCCGCGTCGCACCCGGGCTGGGACGTGGATCCGGAGCGCATGGCGCTCTATGGCCAGTTCGTGCGCGGCCACGTGCGCTCCACGCTGGAGAAGCTCTTCCCGCTGACGCGCAAGGCGGTGCCGCCGGAGGCCTGGGACGCGCTGGTGGACGGCTACACCCGCACGCGCCCCGCGCGGCACTACGAGCTCAACCGCCTGGGCGAAGGCTTCGCGCCCTTCGTCTCCGACGCCGCCGCCGCGAAGGGCCTGCCGCCGTTCCTTCCCGCGCTCGCGCGCTTCGAGTGGACGGACTTCGCGGTGTTCGCCTCCGAGGAGGACGTCCCCGACGCCGTCGACCGCCTGACGCCCAACCCCACGCTCACGGTGCTGGAGCAGCCCTTCCAACTCTGTGCGTTCGCGCGGGCCCGGGGCGCGCAAAGCGTGCCGGCGGAAGGGGAGGAACTCGCGCTGCTCTGGCGCCATCCGGAGCGGCTGATGACCTTCTACATGGAGGCCACGCCGCCCGCGCTGCTGGTGCTGAAGATGGCCGTGGAGGGCCTGTCGGAAGAGGCCGTCGTCCAGGCCACCGGCATGTCCGCCGCGGACCTCCACGCGGAGGTGGTGCGCTTCGCCAGTGACGGCCTGGTGCTGGCGCCGGCAGCCCGCATTCACTGAAGAACCTGTTGTCTTCCGGGCGCTTCGCCGCGGTACGTCAAAGCGTGGACGTCCTTCATGGATCCTTTCGTGAAGACGCATGGGTAGGTTTGCGTCCAACATCGCGCAGGAACCGACCCGGAGGTTTTCACCATGAAGAAGACGCTCACCGCCGTGCTGCTGTCGCTGACCCTCGCCGCGCCCGTCATGGCCAAGGACATCGCGGGTGTGAAGTACCCGGACACCGCCACCGTGGCCGGCAAGGAGCTGAAGCTCAACGGCGTGGGCCTGCGCAAGAAGGCCATCTTCAAGGTCTACACGCTGGGCCTCTACGTGGAGAACCCCACGCAGGACGCCACCGCGCTGCTCAACGCGGATGAAGTGAAGCGCGTGCGCATGTTCATGAAGCGCGACCTCAAGAAGGATCAGATCACCGAGGCCATCGAGAACGGCTTCAAGAAGAGCGCGGGCGCGAACATGCCCAAGCTCCAGGCGCGCCTGGACGCCTTCAAGGCCGCCATCCCCGCGGAGGTGAAGGAGGGCCAGGAGCTCAACCTCACCTACGTGCCGGGCAAGGGCACCACCGTGCAGGTGACGGGCGGCCAGTCCATCGACGTGGAGGGCAAGGACTTCGCGGACGCGCTCTTCTCCGTGTGGCTGGGCAAGGACCCCGTGGACAGCGGCCTCAAGGAGGCCATCCTCGGCAAGGACGACTGACGCGCTTCCTCGTCCGATCCGAAATCACGCGCGCGCCCCCGGAGCGTCCCTTCTTCACGGAAGGGGCGTTTCGCGGGGCGCTGACGTTTCTGGCGGGCACGCCATTGCTTCAATGGTGGACAGCGGACGGCGCCCCTGTCACACGCGCATGTGTTGAAGCTGGAATGCCCCCGCGCATCAGGGGTTGATGCGCGCTGGATTCTCACCCTTGTCCGTGCTGGAGAACGCTTTGAAGCGACTGGCCCTCTTCGCCGCCTCCTGTG
The sequence above is drawn from the Corallococcus sp. NCRR genome and encodes:
- a CDS encoding tetratricopeptide repeat protein, producing the protein MHPSDNERAHIHDAIQKQKNALAPLRITGSPSEVGQGLVALAELYGMLEDHAASREHYEEAFGFFKTAGNKPGQAQALFGLGVVKAHFEDHKGAIEHMATAALLFNEARDREGEALTRACIGESLRAMGEADGAEEKYQEALILYRQTRNNERIARLLLDIGDLRMAKGEYEPARKRFLEAVPLLEQGEDAEALALGHLLLGEAEGLLGHHDNARPHLLRAVDVYGELHDHVYEARARWDLGLSCYYLQDYAAAREQFEAVLPMYEDLKQHDEVAKVKNVLAHFAARGV
- a CDS encoding helix-turn-helix domain-containing protein, whose translation is MNNDNALNANVGLKLRGLRLQRNIKQADAAKDLGVSPAYLNLIEKGKRVMPFPLLWKALRYFEQDPEQFMSTLGEGRVDEALAKLLDEPLLKSLDIDSESLQSLSAEPKLAGTVAALFNLYKNTRTQLENVLAQLNVEERTRTQGSTSGLGSATPGVRFDYSPFDEVSDFLEKHRNYFPELEEQAEGLRRDFRLEQQLTSSNLIRMLEERFDFKVQIERAASGSSVVRRLDLDARTLTLSPDLTEQPLKFQVAASIGLMVMDREKLVERILGAGRMRHGETERLIKVNLANYFAGALMLPYGEFFKEVQRTRYDVELLSNIFGTTYETVAHRICNLSDPKRQGLPFHFLRADIAGNISKRYSGTGIRFASGGGSCAKWAVHLAFLNPSQITRQYSIMPDGTTYFCFAKVQLQPIEGSIVKGTAYSIGLGTHAENAKYLAYGLPTNDLRKDAIPSGISCRFCERTDCNQRAAASYRFAFAFDEYTKKDCFFSPLLVHEKEKAERNGNAEADGNGAEGAEKHDSLDRGARRRKVHEN
- the fabF gene encoding beta-ketoacyl-ACP synthase II; this encodes MEQRRVVVTGMGLISPCGIGVEKSWDALVNGKSGVGPITLFDASALDCRFAGEVKGFNPEDYIERREVRRMDRFAQFAVAASDMALEDSGLVITDENAERVAAVIGSGIGGISSLEETHRKALEKGPDRISSFFILQMIINMAPGYISMRHGIKGPSWSTNSACSTSAHAIGEAMRGIQRGEFDVALAGGAEAPISMLGVGGFAAMKALSNRNDAPQAASRPFDKDRDGFVLAEGAGILVLEEYEHARARGARILAELTGYGASSDAYHVTSPAPGHEGAQRAMKACLKDARLNPADIGYLNAHGTSTDIGDLLEMEGIAKVYGDAARSLAISSTKSMTGHMNGAAGAAEAVIGILALTRGVLPPTINLENQDPRIPLDCVPNTARETRVNAVMSNSFGFGGTNVALVFQRLPETRS
- a CDS encoding PaaI family thioesterase; the encoded protein is MSEQAANPRTRTVTWRDPREGASAAKRLSGLEYLRAIQRGELPGPPIAELMGFSPVEVEEGRVVFAVMPGEHHYNPIGMVHGGLAATLMDSAMGCAIHTMLPVGAGYTTLELHVNYVKGIAHDTGPLLCRGEVIHLGGRVATAQGRLVDEKGTLYAHGTTTCMLFRPPGAGGKE
- a CDS encoding TetR/AcrR family transcriptional regulator, giving the protein MRYTAEHKQATHARILAAAEKLFRAEGFSGASVERVMRAAGLTVGGFYAHFTSKESLLAESLRAFMSARRTPWLAGLEGMRGPAFLERFAMRYLKQFDRDTGDTTCMMPSLLSDLTRAAPEVQAAFAQGLEDLVGQAQTHLPAREGATPRQQMLATVTLCFGAMTLARATASQPLSGEILDAARALLVAGAPVEEGARHEVPHAHAAPRRAPVPRKKAPSRKRRAGTSSEAERTPARRARKKPL
- a CDS encoding YceI family protein; the encoded protein is MFRSVLMLAATLSLSASAAEPAASDKHFVFHDPNSRDTVMFVLDAPLEVINGLSNQVTGRVDVNGQKASGRFQVPVKSIKTGNETRDGHLQNDRWLDAAKHPDIVFEFKDVALPAPLANAKPVVLKTKGTFTIHGVTREEPVEVTATYLQETAETKNRAAGELLRVRAKFQIPLEAYGIKRTEALVLKVGERADVTVDAWGSTQFKP
- the bufB gene encoding MNIO family bufferin maturase, translated to MPSPRYADRHGLKPLGAGIGLRRDFYEALPRTARALDWVEIIPENFLTLGGRSQRALDACRERWTLLPHGVGLNIGGPDALDDDYVTRLAALVKRLDAPFFSDHLCYSRLGGVHLHDLLPLPFTEAAVEHVVPRVREVMARVERPFLLENPSYYAAMPGGTLKEADFLRQVVEAADCGLLLDVNNVWVNAKNHGYDPRAFVDALPLERVVQVHLAGHDARETVLIDTHGDRVCDDVWALYRYTLERTGPVSTLMEWDQAIPSLDAVLDEADQARAVLAEGAR
- a CDS encoding HvfC/BufC N-terminal domain-containing protein; protein product: MKPSLKHFFDSMDAYLAGPPGAEGLLKLSASHPGWDVDPERMALYGQFVRGHVRSTLEKLFPLTRKAVPPEAWDALVDGYTRTRPARHYELNRLGEGFAPFVSDAAAAKGLPPFLPALARFEWTDFAVFASEEDVPDAVDRLTPNPTLTVLEQPFQLCAFARARGAQSVPAEGEELALLWRHPERLMTFYMEATPPALLVLKMAVEGLSEEAVVQATGMSAADLHAEVVRFASDGLVLAPAARIH
- a CDS encoding chalcone isomerase family protein, with the translated sequence MKKTLTAVLLSLTLAAPVMAKDIAGVKYPDTATVAGKELKLNGVGLRKKAIFKVYTLGLYVENPTQDATALLNADEVKRVRMFMKRDLKKDQITEAIENGFKKSAGANMPKLQARLDAFKAAIPAEVKEGQELNLTYVPGKGTTVQVTGGQSIDVEGKDFADALFSVWLGKDPVDSGLKEAILGKDD